In the genome of Gloeotrichia echinulata CP02, one region contains:
- a CDS encoding o-succinylbenzoate synthase: MLYRFDFQPYCRQFQQPLKTSHGIWEAREGIIIRLMAETGIVGFGEIAPLSWFGSESFPEALEFCGQLPSEITTDDVFAIPSKFPACQFGFESAWEEVTSYLQVSKLTAAKSVSFSGLLPSGKKALDAWEILWNQGYRTFKWKIGIGTLAEELNVFDKLAQVLPAETKLRLDANGGLSFFAAVEWLKAGDRIGIEFLEQPLPATEFDPMLHLSKEYSTIIALDESVASIAQLQACYEKGWRGIFVIKPAIAGSPKMLRQLCYNHEIDAVFSTVFETPIGNRFALKLSAELSRTNRAAGFGVAHWFPNQDFLSEAETNKFIPDARCHLTHEDIWNYLSKS; the protein is encoded by the coding sequence ATGCTGTACCGCTTTGATTTTCAACCTTATTGCCGTCAATTTCAGCAACCACTTAAAACCAGTCACGGAATATGGGAAGCTAGGGAAGGAATTATCATCCGGCTGATGGCTGAAACAGGTATTGTGGGTTTTGGTGAAATTGCGCCACTAAGCTGGTTTGGTTCTGAAAGTTTTCCAGAAGCACTTGAATTTTGTGGTCAATTACCATCAGAAATTACTACCGATGATGTGTTTGCTATCCCCTCAAAATTTCCTGCTTGTCAATTCGGCTTCGAGTCAGCATGGGAAGAAGTTACATCCTATCTACAAGTAAGCAAATTGACTGCTGCTAAATCAGTTAGTTTTAGTGGCTTGCTACCATCGGGAAAAAAGGCGTTAGATGCTTGGGAAATACTTTGGAATCAAGGCTATCGAACCTTTAAATGGAAAATTGGTATAGGGACTCTTGCAGAAGAACTAAATGTTTTTGATAAATTAGCGCAAGTATTGCCTGCTGAAACAAAATTAAGGTTAGATGCTAATGGTGGACTAAGCTTTTTTGCAGCTGTGGAATGGCTAAAAGCTGGCGATCGCATTGGTATAGAATTTCTCGAACAACCATTACCTGCAACTGAATTCGATCCCATGCTCCACTTGAGCAAAGAATATTCTACCATCATAGCTTTGGATGAATCAGTAGCAAGTATTGCTCAACTCCAAGCTTGTTATGAAAAGGGTTGGCGAGGAATTTTTGTGATTAAACCTGCCATTGCCGGCTCACCAAAAATGTTACGTCAATTGTGTTATAATCATGAAATAGATGCTGTCTTTTCAACTGTATTTGAAACACCAATTGGAAACCGGTTTGCACTAAAGCTGAGTGCTGAACTTAGCAGAACCAATCGCGCCGCAGGTTTTGGTGTTGCTCACTGGTTTCCTAATCAGGATTTTCTTTCTGAAGCAGAAACTAATAAATTTATACCGGATGCACGCTGTCACTTAACACATGAAGATATATGGAATTACCTATCGAAAAGTTAA
- a CDS encoding metallophosphoesterase — protein sequence MNLKRRQFLFLSTISAIATACGQSPTSANNTLEQPDTTAIAKKDLLLRFVSVADTGTGAKGQYDVAKAMTSYHQKNNYNLVILAGDNIYNNGEITKIKDVFERPYADLLKAGVKFQACLGNHDIRTANGDPQVKYPGFNMQGRYYTFSRGDVQFFALDTNGNADWKNQLVWLDKELSRSQAAWKIVFGHHPIYASGHYGSNPEFIKIFTPLFQKYNVQLYINGHEHHYERTRAINGTTYLICGAGAGNRPVGKNDWTEYSTSNLSFAAYQVYADRIEVSGIGTDNRVFDQGVIKIKST from the coding sequence ATGAACCTGAAACGCCGCCAATTTCTATTTTTGTCTACCATTAGTGCGATCGCCACGGCCTGTGGTCAGAGTCCCACAAGTGCTAATAATACCTTAGAACAACCAGACACCACCGCCATTGCCAAAAAAGACTTACTGCTACGTTTCGTGTCCGTAGCCGATACAGGGACTGGCGCCAAAGGACAGTATGATGTCGCTAAAGCAATGACTAGTTATCACCAAAAAAATAATTATAATTTAGTAATTTTAGCTGGTGATAATATCTACAACAACGGCGAAATTACCAAAATTAAAGATGTTTTTGAGCGTCCCTACGCCGACTTACTCAAAGCAGGTGTAAAGTTTCAAGCTTGTCTTGGTAATCATGATATTCGTACTGCTAACGGCGACCCCCAAGTTAAATATCCTGGGTTTAATATGCAGGGACGCTACTATACTTTCAGCCGTGGCGACGTGCAATTTTTTGCCTTAGATACTAACGGTAATGCTGATTGGAAAAACCAGCTAGTTTGGTTAGATAAAGAACTCAGTCGTAGTCAAGCGGCTTGGAAAATTGTCTTTGGTCATCATCCGATTTATGCATCAGGTCACTATGGGAGTAATCCAGAATTTATTAAAATATTTACTCCCCTATTTCAAAAATATAATGTGCAACTTTATATCAATGGTCATGAACACCATTATGAGCGCACCCGTGCGATTAACGGCACCACTTATTTAATTTGCGGTGCGGGTGCTGGTAATCGTCCTGTAGGTAAAAATGACTGGACAGAATATTCTACTAGTAATTTAAGCTTTGCTGCATATCAAGTATATGCAGATAGAATAGAAGTAAGTGGTATCGGCACCGATAACCGCGTTTTCGATCAAGGTGTGATTAAGATAAAATCAACCTAA
- a CDS encoding IS630 family transposase: MKPYSVDLREKIVNAYQLGNISVRKLAVNFGVGKAFVQKMLRQYKEKGHVNPGKQGTRKKAVLADSAAQLVALVKKYPDATLSEYCEYWLLTEGQLVSSSMMCRELQKLNLTRKKKTVRSSQAATDRVQLLRCEYREKVRDIEPKNLVFLDEAGLLLGLMRPKARSEKGSRVYDVKPFYRGKKVTIIGAISMDKVLAVMTLDGSMDSNAFRVFIEKLLVPQLWKGAVVIMDNLFAHKIDEITPIIESVGASVINLSSYSPDFNPIEHWWSQLKAFIKTFSPKTTQMVDVLIAIALNLINPMHLRNWFANCCYCTS, encoded by the coding sequence ATGAAACCATATTCCGTCGATCTGAGAGAAAAAATAGTCAATGCTTATCAGTTAGGAAATATTTCAGTTAGAAAGTTAGCTGTAAACTTTGGTGTTGGTAAAGCTTTTGTACAAAAAATGTTGAGACAGTATAAAGAGAAAGGACATGTTAATCCTGGTAAGCAAGGGACAAGAAAAAAAGCGGTATTAGCAGATTCTGCGGCTCAACTTGTTGCATTGGTAAAAAAGTATCCAGATGCAACTCTCTCTGAATATTGTGAATATTGGCTCTTAACTGAGGGGCAACTAGTGAGTTCCAGCATGATGTGTAGAGAATTGCAAAAATTAAATCTAACTCGTAAAAAAAAAACGGTTCGCAGCAGTCAGGCAGCTACCGATAGAGTTCAATTGCTCAGGTGTGAATACAGAGAGAAAGTCAGAGATATAGAGCCGAAAAATCTGGTTTTTTTGGATGAAGCAGGCTTACTGCTTGGGTTAATGCGTCCAAAAGCTCGTAGTGAAAAAGGAAGTAGAGTATATGATGTAAAACCATTTTATCGAGGTAAAAAAGTCACTATTATCGGCGCAATCAGTATGGATAAAGTATTGGCTGTGATGACACTAGATGGTTCAATGGATAGTAATGCTTTTCGCGTGTTTATAGAAAAGTTGTTAGTGCCTCAATTATGGAAAGGTGCAGTTGTCATAATGGATAACCTATTTGCCCATAAGATCGATGAAATTACGCCCATAATTGAATCTGTTGGTGCCAGTGTCATCAATCTATCTTCTTATTCACCAGATTTTAATCCCATTGAACATTGGTGGTCACAGCTTAAAGCTTTTATCAAAACATTTTCTCCAAAAACTACTCAAATGGTAGATGTATTGATTGCAATTGCTTTAAATCTAATCAATCCTATGCATCTGCGAAATTGGTTTGCTAACTGCTGCTACTGTACTTCATGA
- a CDS encoding retron system putative HNH endonuclease has product MKHIQKGEAPSTLTEWNQQLGNNIPNWKHFDRDVKNDVFQALLKEQGYICCYCGNSIARKECHIEHFQPKSLYKNLTYAYTNLLVSCQGEDEKRPRVPVHCGHKKNNWYDEELMVSPLDVNCADFFRYSGYGEILPTDDLDKQAAAKITIAKLALNIDKLKNMRKVAIDAAIEATDGLTDAEIQLLAQGYDKLDVNGRYTPFCGAITYLLKTYF; this is encoded by the coding sequence ATGAAACATATCCAAAAGGGTGAAGCACCGAGTACTTTGACTGAATGGAATCAGCAGCTTGGTAATAACATACCTAATTGGAAACATTTTGATAGAGATGTAAAAAATGATGTATTCCAAGCATTATTAAAGGAGCAAGGTTACATCTGTTGTTATTGTGGTAATTCCATCGCCAGGAAGGAATGTCATATTGAACATTTTCAACCAAAGAGTTTGTATAAAAACTTGACATATGCTTACACTAATTTATTAGTATCATGTCAAGGGGAAGATGAAAAAAGACCCCGCGTACCAGTACATTGTGGACACAAAAAAAATAACTGGTACGATGAGGAGTTAATGGTTTCACCCTTAGATGTGAATTGTGCAGATTTCTTTAGATACTCTGGCTATGGAGAAATCTTACCAACAGATGATTTAGATAAGCAAGCAGCCGCTAAAATTACAATTGCCAAACTAGCACTCAATATTGATAAACTAAAAAATATGCGAAAAGTAGCAATTGATGCGGCTATAGAGGCTACTGATGGTTTAACTGATGCAGAAATACAGTTACTTGCTCAAGGTTATGACAAACTTGATGTTAACGGGCGATATACTCCTTTTTGTGGTGCAATTACCTATTTACTCAAGACTTATTTTTGA
- a CDS encoding PEP-CTERM sorting domain-containing protein, with protein sequence MKLQQLACVAGTALAILVSVGDKSHAATILLQNAALATPPAGASLFRESADGGLTKPGDVTTFNYKSGISNPRFAINDSAYNFTKFVYTILPGQDATWDPASEFKSFSNSAVSADGKTLTFSNGVFASGATAVFQSAYTSTLPTDQRNPVAVSLTFDGTSVPEPATIMGSLAAAGFGMMLKKKKLAAASKA encoded by the coding sequence ATGAAACTGCAACAATTAGCTTGCGTAGCTGGAACAGCCCTAGCAATACTGGTATCTGTCGGTGACAAGAGTCACGCTGCGACAATACTTTTGCAAAACGCTGCACTTGCAACTCCTCCTGCAGGAGCTTCCCTATTTCGCGAAAGCGCTGATGGTGGACTGACTAAACCTGGTGATGTAACGACCTTTAACTATAAATCAGGTATTAGCAACCCACGTTTCGCTATTAACGATAGTGCTTACAATTTCACTAAATTCGTTTACACCATTCTCCCTGGACAGGATGCTACCTGGGACCCTGCTTCTGAATTTAAGTCCTTCAGCAATAGTGCAGTTTCTGCTGATGGCAAAACCCTAACATTCAGTAATGGAGTCTTTGCATCAGGAGCAACAGCTGTTTTCCAATCAGCGTATACCAGCACCCTTCCTACGGACCAGAGAAATCCAGTAGCAGTTAGTCTAACTTTTGACGGTACGTCTGTTCCTGAACCCGCAACTATTATGGGTTCTTTAGCTGCAGCCGGTTTTGGAATGATGCTGAAGAAGAAAAAACTAGCTGCTGCCAGCAAAGCTTAA
- the hetI gene encoding 4'-phosphopantetheinyl transferase HetI has product MIDVNWLLAPANLTLSPDEVHVWRIDLDVPEAKLQDFTATLSGDELARAQRFYFQEHRQRFIAGRGILRNILARYLGITAGEVQFDYQVRGKPVLAAKFADSGLWFNLSHSVGLGLCGVSYRQIGIDLEYIRPMSDLEALAKRFFLPREYDVVRSLAPHLQQQVFFRYWTCKEAYLKATGEGIAQLEEVEVLLSLTEAAKLQTSDDWRLQELVPADNYLAAVAVAGLGWGLKCWEY; this is encoded by the coding sequence ATGATTGATGTTAATTGGCTATTGGCACCAGCAAATTTAACTTTGTCGCCAGATGAAGTCCATGTCTGGCGAATTGACCTTGATGTACCGGAAGCAAAGTTGCAAGATTTCACCGCAACCCTTTCTGGCGATGAACTGGCTCGCGCTCAACGATTCTATTTTCAGGAACATCGGCAGCGTTTCATCGCTGGTCGTGGTATTCTCAGAAATATATTGGCTCGTTACTTGGGTATTACTGCGGGTGAAGTGCAGTTTGATTATCAAGTCCGTGGTAAGCCAGTGTTAGCTGCTAAATTTGCTGATAGTGGGCTATGGTTTAATTTGTCGCACTCTGTGGGTTTAGGGTTGTGTGGGGTGAGTTATCGCCAAATTGGCATAGATTTAGAATACATCCGCCCCATGTCTGACTTGGAAGCCCTGGCTAAACGGTTCTTTTTACCTAGAGAATATGATGTAGTGCGATCGCTTGCTCCTCACCTACAGCAACAGGTGTTTTTCCGCTATTGGACTTGCAAGGAGGCTTATTTAAAGGCTACAGGCGAGGGAATTGCTCAGTTGGAGGAAGTTGAAGTGTTACTGAGTCTGACAGAAGCAGCCAAGTTGCAGACATCGGATGATTGGCGTCTTCAAGAGTTAGTTCCTGCTGATAATTATCTTGCTGCGGTGGCGGTGGCGGGGTTAGGTTGGGGTCTGAAGTGTTGGGAGTATTAG
- a CDS encoding 2-succinylbenzoate--CoA ligase has protein sequence MELPIEKLRNRFQDNWLLGDESQSQTFISLTETLFQEIAEYPPQKILLSEPNPIRFLASFIAACSTNHHVFLANPSWGLSEWQQVFELVKPDIVWGNCEYAQQYNISFHNQSLPENKTNSLIMIPTGGSSGKIRFAMHNWQTLIASVKGFREYFQVSEVNSICVLPLYHVSGLMQFMRSFILGGQLLILPFKELKTGKSCDFNPTNFFISLVPTQLQYLLSESNLTTWLSQCQTVLLGGAPAWSDLLEKARFHHIKLAPSYGMTETASQIATLKPESFLSGKNSSYQVLPHAKVKICNAVGELLCSQKIGQIVIESSSLALGYYPEPFPESGIFYPDDLGFLDAEANLNIVGRSSYKIITGGENVFPSEVEAAILSTNLVKDVAVIGKDDSYWGQIIAAIYVPINQNIAYQQIQDAINVKITRLKIPKLWISINIMPRNEQGKVNFQQLQELVNRHKALD, from the coding sequence ATGGAATTACCTATCGAAAAGTTAAGAAACAGGTTTCAAGATAATTGGCTTTTGGGTGATGAATCTCAATCGCAAACATTTATATCTTTAACTGAAACATTATTCCAAGAAATTGCCGAATATCCTCCGCAAAAGATATTACTATCAGAGCCAAATCCAATTCGGTTTCTTGCTAGCTTCATTGCTGCTTGTTCAACAAATCATCATGTCTTTTTGGCAAATCCAAGCTGGGGTTTATCTGAATGGCAACAAGTGTTTGAGTTAGTTAAACCTGATATAGTTTGGGGTAATTGCGAATATGCTCAACAATATAATATCAGTTTTCATAATCAAAGTTTACCAGAGAATAAAACCAATAGCTTAATTATGATTCCTACAGGTGGTTCATCTGGTAAAATTCGTTTTGCTATGCATAACTGGCAAACACTCATAGCATCAGTGAAAGGATTTCGAGAATATTTCCAAGTCAGTGAAGTAAATTCTATATGTGTGTTACCGCTTTATCATGTGAGTGGTTTGATGCAATTTATGCGTTCTTTCATATTGGGGGGGCAATTATTAATTTTACCATTTAAAGAACTAAAAACAGGTAAATCGTGTGATTTTAATCCAACTAATTTTTTTATATCTTTAGTTCCCACACAGTTGCAATATCTACTGAGTGAGTCGAATTTGACTACTTGGTTATCTCAATGTCAAACTGTATTGCTAGGTGGCGCACCTGCTTGGTCTGATTTGTTGGAAAAAGCTAGATTTCATCACATTAAACTTGCTCCTTCTTATGGGATGACGGAAACCGCTTCCCAGATTGCTACTCTCAAACCTGAAAGCTTTTTAAGTGGTAAAAACAGTAGTTATCAAGTTCTACCCCATGCAAAAGTTAAAATTTGTAATGCAGTAGGGGAACTTTTATGTTCTCAAAAAATAGGTCAGATTGTTATCGAAAGCTCATCGTTGGCGCTGGGTTATTACCCTGAACCATTTCCTGAATCAGGAATTTTCTATCCTGATGATTTGGGGTTTTTGGATGCAGAAGCGAATCTCAATATAGTTGGTCGGAGCAGTTATAAAATCATTACTGGCGGAGAAAATGTTTTTCCTAGTGAAGTAGAAGCAGCGATTCTATCTACTAATTTAGTCAAAGATGTAGCTGTAATTGGCAAGGATGACAGTTACTGGGGACAGATTATTGCTGCTATTTATGTACCGATAAATCAAAATATTGCTTATCAACAAATTCAAGATGCAATTAATGTAAAAATAACTCGATTGAAAATACCAAAATTATGGATATCAATTAATATTATGCCGAGGAATGAACAAGGAAAAGTCAATTTTCAACAACTTCAAGAATTAGTAAATAGACATAAAGCGCTAGATTAG
- a CDS encoding AAA family ATPase, which produces MKVKRLSMNAFRGIGDLTLEFDASEPTVLIGINGIGKSSILDCLAILLSRFTTSVQHPTATGRLFREEDINNGCSETHNEIAIALDSGEVTWSLTKVQKRRTKDSSSKLNELRELVEKIHNQLRTNPLFNLTVVVYYAVNRAVIDIPLKVRKKAAFEPVTAYDQALNGVQINFNNFFQWFRTLEDLENEEKRDFPNYLSPQLEAVRQAIYSVIPGFYNLRVRRSPLRMTVTKKGRELIINQLSDGEKCLLAMVGDLARRLAIANPGLQAPIQGKGIVLIDEIELHLHPKWQREIIPALTRTFPNCQFIITTHSPQVISHVKPEGIYILETQDKGVVVHRPASSFGRDSNRILEDLMGVPERPQAIKDYLRQLFKLIDQGNLEGARQLRQDLASEIGEDEPEFVRADVLIRRKEILNK; this is translated from the coding sequence ATGAAAGTCAAGCGCCTAAGTATGAATGCTTTCCGTGGGATTGGCGATTTGACTTTAGAGTTCGATGCTAGCGAACCAACGGTACTAATCGGGATTAACGGGATAGGAAAATCAAGTATTCTTGACTGTCTAGCTATTCTGTTATCCCGGTTTACAACTTCAGTTCAACATCCCACTGCTACTGGACGTTTATTTAGGGAAGAAGACATCAATAATGGATGTAGTGAGACACACAATGAAATTGCGATCGCTTTAGACTCAGGGGAAGTAACATGGTCCCTTACCAAGGTACAAAAGAGACGTACCAAAGATAGCAGTAGCAAATTGAATGAGTTACGAGAACTGGTTGAGAAAATTCACAATCAGTTGCGAACTAATCCCTTATTTAATCTGACTGTCGTAGTTTACTATGCAGTCAATCGCGCTGTGATTGATATTCCTCTAAAAGTTCGCAAAAAGGCTGCTTTTGAGCCAGTCACAGCCTACGACCAAGCTTTAAATGGCGTGCAAATAAATTTTAATAATTTCTTTCAATGGTTTAGAACATTAGAGGATTTAGAAAATGAAGAAAAACGCGACTTCCCCAACTATCTCAGCCCGCAATTAGAAGCAGTCAGACAAGCAATTTATTCAGTAATTCCAGGTTTTTATAATTTACGGGTGCGGCGTTCTCCTTTACGCATGACTGTTACAAAAAAAGGTAGAGAGCTAATTATTAATCAGTTATCTGATGGGGAAAAATGCTTACTAGCGATGGTGGGAGATTTAGCCAGACGTTTAGCAATTGCTAATCCAGGGTTACAAGCACCAATACAGGGTAAAGGTATAGTTTTAATTGATGAAATTGAACTACATCTACACCCAAAATGGCAAAGAGAAATTATTCCCGCATTAACTAGAACGTTTCCCAATTGTCAATTTATTATTACTACCCATTCACCGCAGGTAATTAGTCATGTCAAACCTGAAGGAATTTATATCCTAGAAACACAAGATAAAGGCGTTGTTGTCCACCGACCAGCAAGTTCTTTCGGTAGAGATAGTAATCGCATTTTAGAAGACTTAATGGGGGTTCCAGAAAGACCTCAAGCAATTAAAGATTATCTCCGTCAACTATTTAAATTGATTGATCAGGGAAATCTCGAAGGCGCTAGACAACTACGCCAAGATTTAGCTAGCGAAATTGGCGAAGATGAACCAGAATTTGTCAGAGCAGATGTACTTATTAGACGTAAGGAAATTCTCAACAAATGA
- a CDS encoding alpha/beta fold hydrolase, which produces MICYPTYKPPRLLQNGAAMTVYTSLWGRTYWESTTQDPEPPYQKIVLTGGQGVPVYSWVAIPKNAHSTIVGTYGITGELGKEWFLRLLGRKAYAQGYAVVLFDWRAHGKTAELSPTLTSDGLYEGEDFVRIAAAAASMGCPGKFWFTGFSLGGQLALWGMKAAAELTKDNEDLGIKYSDIGGSAVICPSLDSWRSLSYLVKDPFGRYLEAGMAKKLKKLAWRIHDAHPGSIDPEAIKRANSIWAFDNELVIGQLGFPSVEAYYKASSALPLLPQISKPTLIIYAADDPFFHPDIVPDLQTACTSNPAIDLLLTRHGGHIGYLSSKEGQRDAQDPDPWWAWNRVLQWIGGMGEWESK; this is translated from the coding sequence ATGATCTGTTATCCTACTTATAAACCGCCTCGCTTGTTACAGAATGGCGCGGCAATGACTGTCTACACCTCTTTATGGGGAAGAACTTACTGGGAAAGCACCACCCAAGACCCAGAACCCCCATATCAGAAAATAGTCTTAACTGGTGGGCAAGGGGTACCAGTTTATAGTTGGGTTGCCATACCAAAAAACGCTCATAGTACGATTGTAGGTACTTATGGCATTACAGGAGAACTCGGCAAAGAGTGGTTTTTGAGACTCCTGGGACGTAAAGCATATGCCCAAGGATACGCTGTCGTGTTATTTGATTGGCGTGCCCACGGTAAAACAGCTGAGTTGTCGCCGACTTTGACTTCCGATGGCTTGTACGAGGGAGAAGATTTTGTCCGCATTGCTGCAGCGGCTGCATCAATGGGCTGTCCGGGGAAATTTTGGTTTACAGGGTTTTCTTTGGGGGGACAATTGGCGCTTTGGGGAATGAAAGCGGCGGCGGAACTAACTAAGGATAATGAGGATTTAGGGATCAAATACAGCGACATTGGCGGTAGTGCAGTAATTTGTCCAAGTCTGGATTCATGGCGATCGCTCTCTTATTTAGTTAAAGACCCCTTCGGCAGATATTTGGAAGCCGGAATGGCAAAGAAGCTGAAAAAACTTGCATGGCGAATACATGATGCTCATCCTGGAAGCATTGACCCAGAAGCGATTAAACGGGCAAATAGTATCTGGGCTTTTGACAATGAACTGGTAATTGGTCAATTGGGCTTTCCCTCCGTAGAAGCCTATTACAAAGCAAGTAGCGCTTTACCACTACTGCCCCAAATCTCAAAGCCCACCTTGATTATATATGCCGCCGATGACCCATTTTTTCATCCAGACATTGTACCAGATTTGCAAACTGCCTGTACTAGCAATCCGGCGATAGATTTGTTGCTCACCCGTCATGGAGGTCATATTGGCTATTTGAGCAGCAAAGAGGGTCAGCGCGATGCACAAGACCCTGACCCTTGGTGGGCTTGGAATCGGGTTTTACAGTGGATTGGGGGAATGGGGGAATGGGAATCAAAATAG
- a CDS encoding response regulator transcription factor: MPRILVIDDDPAISELVAVNLEMAGYDVSQAEDGIKGQALALQLQPDLIMLDLMLPRVDGFTVCQRLRRDERTSEIPVLMLTALSQTQDKVEGFNAGADDYLTKPFEVEEMLARVRALLRRTDRIPQAAKHSEILNYGPLTLVPERFEAIWFNETVKLTHLEFELLHCLLQRHGQTVSPSEILREVWGYDPDDDIETIRVHIRHLRTKLEPDPRHPRYIKTVYGAGYCLELPSIPASNEGATVSTVE, from the coding sequence ATGCCCAGGATTCTTGTCATAGACGATGACCCAGCAATTTCAGAACTCGTTGCCGTCAACTTGGAAATGGCTGGCTACGATGTGAGTCAAGCGGAAGACGGGATTAAAGGTCAGGCGCTAGCGCTCCAGCTACAACCAGACTTAATCATGCTCGATTTGATGTTGCCGAGGGTAGATGGATTTACCGTTTGCCAACGCCTACGTCGGGATGAGCGCACATCTGAAATTCCCGTATTAATGTTGACGGCTTTAAGCCAAACACAAGATAAAGTGGAAGGCTTCAATGCCGGCGCAGATGACTACCTCACCAAGCCCTTTGAAGTTGAGGAAATGCTGGCGCGAGTCCGGGCATTATTGCGGCGCACTGACCGCATTCCCCAAGCAGCAAAGCACAGTGAAATTCTCAATTATGGACCTCTGACCCTCGTTCCCGAAAGATTTGAAGCAATCTGGTTCAATGAGACGGTGAAACTGACACATTTGGAATTTGAGCTACTCCACTGCTTACTCCAGCGCCACGGACAAACAGTTTCTCCTAGCGAAATCCTGCGAGAAGTTTGGGGCTACGATCCGGATGATGACATTGAAACCATACGAGTGCATATCCGCCACTTGAGAACCAAGTTAGAACCAGATCCCCGCCATCCACGCTATATCAAGACAGTATATGGCGCGGGATACTGTCTTGAGTTACCGAGCATACCGGCATCAAATGAGGGAGCTACAGTATCTACTGTTGAGTAA